ACCTGCCGGCTGCCGTCGCACAACGCGGAGACCTGGTCGACGAAGTCGCCGTCGTGACTGACCAGCACCACGTCGGCCTCGCGGTGCACCAGCGCCTCGGCGGTGCGCTGGATCGCGATGTCGACGATCTTGCCCTCGCCGCTCAGCGGGATCGGCTTGAAGCCGATCGCGAGCAGCGCCTGGACGAAGCTGGTCGGCAGCTCGGTGCTCGCGGCCAGGAAGAACAGGCCGGTCACGTCCTGGTCGAAGGCACGCTCGGCCCACTCCAGCAGCCGGTCCCAGCGCGGACGCTCCTCCGGACGCGGTCGCCGACCCAGGATCGAGGTGCCCAGGGTGGCGTCGATGTTCTCCCCGTCGACGAGGAGGTAGGTCATCCGCTCAGCCATGCGAGGACTCTCCCACACGACTCCCCCGCACCCGTGGGCGAGCAGCGTGTGGGCTCAGGCGCTGTAGACGACCGTGAAGGACTCGACGACGTCGTCGCCCGACTGCGTCACGTCGGAGACCTGGACGAGCGCCCGCGGCTTCCCCGACCCGTCGCACAGGATCGAGAGCACGCCGACCTCCGGCAGCTCGCCGGCGTACTCCTCGGCGGGGGCGGTCGTCGCGCCCT
The sequence above is drawn from the Nocardioides sp. zg-1228 genome and encodes:
- a CDS encoding NYN domain-containing protein, whose product is MAERMTYLLVDGENIDATLGTSILGRRPRPEERPRWDRLLEWAERAFDQDVTGLFFLAASTELPTSFVQALLAIGFKPIPLSGEGKIVDIAIQRTAEALVHREADVVLVSHDGDFVDQVSALCDGSRQVGVIGFTEFVNSQFRSLPGVRIFDLEYDLGAFNSPLPRVRVIPIDQFDPLDFL